Part of the Roseobacter litoralis Och 149 genome, AAGCCTTAATGCGCGCGTCTAAACGCGGGGTGACATGTCGTGCCATGGCCGACGGGCTGGGATCGCGCGCGCTGATCAGATCGCCGCTGTGGACGCAGATGAAAGAGGCAGGCGTTCAGGTCGCCGTGACACTGCCGCTCAACCGCCCCATCCTCACACTGCTGACCAGCCGGATAGATTTGCGCAACCACCGCAAGATCACCGTCATTGATGGCGAGATCACCTATTGCGGCAGCCGCAACTGTGCCGATCCGGAGTTTCTGCCAAAGGCCCGGTTTGGGCCATGGGTGGACATCATGCTGCGCTTTCAGGGGCCCGTGGTTGCGCAGAACCAATTGCTGTTCATCAGCGATTGGATGCAGGCCACCGGCGAAGCATTCGATCCCGGTGCCTTGAAGGTCGAGTGTCTTTCCCCCGGCTTCCCGGCCCATGCAATCGGGGATGGCCCGACAGAACGCAACGGCGCAACACCGCAGTTGTTTTCCAGCCTTTTCAACTGCGCGCAGAGCACGATAACGCTGACCACACCTTATTTCGTGCCGGATGCGACGGTTCTGGATGCGCTCTGTGCAGCGGCTCATCGCGGCGTGCGTGTAACGCTGATCTTTCCGCAAAAGAATGACAGCTGGATCGTGGCCGCCGCCAGCCGCGGCTATTATCGCAGGCTGCTGTCATCCGGGTGTCATATCCACGAGTTCAAAGCGGGGCTGCTCCATGCCAAGACGCTGACAATAGACGATAAAGTGACGCTGATCGGCTCCTCCAATCTGGATTTGCGCAGTTTCGATCTGAACTATGAAAACAACGTGCTTTTGCAGGACGCCCGCATCACGCAAGCGGTCTGTGACAGGCAGGCCGGGTATATCGCGCAATCCGATCCTGTGCTGCTTGAAGCGGTGCGCACATGGCCCCGACACGAACGCATCTGGCACAATGTCATCGCCACCATCGGCCCCGTGTTGTGATTGATCCGGCCCAAGGCGTCATGCCCTATGATATTGCCGCATGAACCGCGCGCGCGATGATGCGTTCCTCATCCGTCGGGATGACCATCACGCGTGTTGATCCCGTGCCGATATCGCGCGCATTGCGCTGGTTTTGCTTTGGGTCAACCGTAATGTTCAGGTACTCCAGCCCCTCAACGATGCGGCTGCGGATAGGGGCTGCGTTTTCCCCGATGCCCCCGCAGAAGATCAGCGCATCAATCCCCCCCAGCACCGCCGTCAGCGCCCCGATTTCGCGCCGGGCGCGGAATACGTAGTAGTCGATTGCTTCGCGCGCCTGCGGATCATCCGAGGCCAGTAGTTCGCGCATATCGCTGGTGATCCCCGACAGGCCCAACAGCCCGCTTTTAGAATAGAGCATCTCCATCACTTCAAGGGGGGCCATGCCCTTTTGCGTGAGCAGATACAGCACCACACCGGGGTCGATCTGGCCGCAGCGGGTGCCCATGGGCAAACCATCCAATGCCGAAAATCCCATGGTGGACCCGACGCTTTTTCCGTTGGTAATCGCACACATAGACGCCCCGTTGCCCAGATGCGCAATCACCAGCCGCCCTTTGTGCAGGTCGGGGTAGGTGGTTTTGATGACCCCAGTGATGTATTCATAGCTGACCCCGTGAAACCCGTAGCGCCGCACACCTTCGTCATAAAAGGCGCGCGGCAGGGCAAAGGTGTCATTGACCCACGGATGGCCCCGGTGAAACGCCGTGTCAAAACACCCGATCTGAACAGAATCCGGAAAGGCCGCGCGCGCCGCTTCAACCCCGGCCAGGTTATGGGGCTGATGGAGCGGTGCGAGCGGGTTGAACCGGGCAAGCGCCGCCATCACATCGCCGGTCAGCAGCGTGGGTTTCGTAAAATCCGTGCCGCCATGCACAATCCTGTGGCCCACCCCGTGGATGGGCAACCCGGTTATATGCGGTGCCAGCGCCTTGATAACATGATCCAGCGCGGCAGCGGGCGTGGGGGCCGATACCTTCTGTTTGGTTTTTCCCTCGCTGGTGTTCAGGATCAACAGCGCGTTGTCGCCAATTTCATCGACTTGACCGTAGAGCAGCATCTGGGGTTCCGGCGCATCCCGGTAAAGCCCGAATTTCAGCGATGACGAGCCGGTGTTTAATGTGAGGATACCGCTCATGTGGCGGCGACCCGGCGGAACAAAGCGACGATTGCGCGATACGAAACGCGCATGTGCATCCGATCCGCGCGGCTTGTCAGTGTGTTTGGCACATGGCCTCCGAATGTGGGGCCGGCGGTCTGAACACCGGCGTGTTTTCTGATGGTTATAGTTGCAGCCTCGTGATCCGCTGTCACGCGGGTATCTGGCGGCACCCTGTGGCGTGGTGAAACACGCGTACTTTACCGCCAGTTGGCCAATCAGAAAGCGATAATCGCCGGACAAGGCGGTGCGCCATTGACTTCCCACGCCATCGCTGGAAAATGCAGGGCACGATGGTTGTTCCGGTTCAGGCCGGGACATAAAAGGGAACGCGGTGAAATGCCGTGGCTGCCCCCGCAACTGTAAGCGAAGAGTGCCTCTGTCGCACGCCACTGACCGAAAGACGGGTTGGGAAGGCAAAAGAGGCGCGGTGACCCGCGAGCCAGGAGACCTGCCATCACAAACGCAACATAAGACCGGGCGGGGTGCTCCGGAAAGGAATGATATGATGACGGCACATGCTGTTTTAACGGACAATGATGTAACCTGCACTGGCCGCCCCCATGGGTGAGCGCACAGAGATACTGGTGTGCATCAAATGCAAACGCGGCACCGACGTCACCGACGACGGCGAACGTCCGGGCCAGCGCTTGTTTGATGAATTGCAATCGCGCGGTCTGCCCGAGGGGCTGGAACTGCGGGCGGTGGAATGTTTGCAAAACTGCGATTCCGGGTGTTCCGTCGCGCTGCGGGGGGGCGGGGCCAAATGGACCTATCTGTACGGAAACCTGCATGAGGCGTCGCATCTGGACACGCTGATAGAGGGGGCCGCCCTTTATCATGAGACCAGTGATGGTCTGATCCCGTGGCGCACCCGCCCGGAACATTTCAAACGTAACTGTATCGCGCGCATACCGCCGCTGGAGGACAACAATGGCTGATCTTGCAAAACTTCCCGTCACGGTGATCACCGGGTTTCTCGGCTCCGGGAAAACCACGCTGATTTCGCACCTGATCCAGAACCCCGGCGGCAAACGTCTGGCGGTTGTGGTGAATGAATTTGGCGATGTGGGCGTGGATGGTGAAATCCTCAAAGGCTGTGCGATCCCGGATTGCCCGGCAGAAAACATCATGGAACTTGCGAACGGCTGCATCTGCTGCACAGTCGCGGATGATTTCATCCCGACCATCGAAGCGCTCATGGCGTTGGAGCCGCGCCCGGAGCACATCGTGATTGAAACCTCCGGCCTTGCCCTGCCGAAACCGCTGCTCAAGGCGTTTGACTGGCCGGATATCCGTTCGAAAATCACGGTGGATGGCGTCATCGCGCTGGCCGATGCCGAGGCTGTGGCCGCGGGCCGCTTTGCGTCGAATGTGGCGGCGGTGGATGCGCAGCGCCTTGCGGATGAAAGCCTTGATCATGACACGCCCTTGTCCGAGGTCTTTGAAGACCAGATTTCCTGCGCGGATATTATCCTGCTGACCAAGCCCGATCTGGCCGGTGCCGAAGGCGTGGCCAAAGCCAAAGAGGAAATCGCCGCGCGCAGCCCGCGCCCGATCCCGGTGATTGAGGTTGCTGAAGGGCTGATTGACCCGCGCGTCATTCTGGGGCTGGAGGCCGCTGCCGAAGACGATATGGACGCGCGCCCCTCGCATCATGATGGGCATGATGATCACGAACATGACGATTTTGAATCCATCGTGGTGGAGATTCCCGAAGTGTCCGATCCGGCCGAACTGGTTGCCCGCATCGAGGTTTTGGCCAAGGAGCAGAATATCCTGCGCGTCAAAGGCTATGCCTCCGTTGTCGGTAAACCTATGCGGCTCTTGGTGCAGGCGGTGGGCGCGCGCGTGCGCCATCAGTTTGACCGCCCCTGGGCCGAAAATGAACCGCGCCGGGGCCGGTTGGTCGTGATCGCTGAACATGATGATGTGAGCTATGAGGCGGTGCAATCCGTGTTGGTCCCTGTCCCTGCGGCTGCCGAGTAACCTGCCATGCATGTCGTCTTTCGCGAAAGCCATGGTCTGGAAGAGACGGAAACGCCAACCGATCTGGGGCAGACGCCCGCCGATCTGGTTGTGCTCAGCCTGTCTGATTCAGACCTCGGTGCTTTGGCGCAGGCGTGGCGCAAGGGGGGTGGGCCCGAGGGCCGGCTGCCCGGCTTGCGACTGGCCAATATCACGGCGCTGAAACACCCGCTGTCGGTCGATACCTATGTCGAACAAACGCTGTGCAGCGCAAAGGGTATTCTTATTCGGCTGATTGGCGGTGTGCCCTACTGGCCCTATGGCCTGCAGCAGATCGAGGCTCTGGCGCGGGCCAAGGGCATTGCGCTGGCCGTGCTGCCTGCGGACGGGCGCACGGATACGCGCCTTGATGCGGTCTCGACCTTGCCGGTGTCCACATTGCGTCAGTTGCAAAAGCTTTGTGATACCGGTGGTGTGGTTGCATGGCAGGCGGCACTGGCGCAGATGGCGCTGGCCTCGGGGCTTTATGCAGGGCCTGTGCGCGGGGCCAAGACGTTGCCCTCGGTCGGGGGCTGGACGCCTGAGCACGATGTGACCTGTCCGGTTCTGGCCAAGGAGGCCACGGAGCCGCTGGTGCTTGTCGTCTTTTACCGCTCGTTTCTGGTGGCCGCCGATCTGGCACCGATTGAACAGGTCTTTGCCGCGCTGCGCGCCAAGGGGTTTGCCGTGATGGGGCTGTTTGCACCCTCGCTCAAGGCTCCGGGTGCTGCGGAATGGTTGACCCGTCAGGTGGCCCATCTCAGCCCCGCTGCAATCGTCAATGCGACGTCATTTTCCGGGCAAGGCACGCGCGGCGCCTCGCCGCTGGACGCAGGTGACGTGCCGGTTTTCCAGATGGCGCTGGCCACCTCGCGGCAGGCGGCATGGGCCGAAGCAGAACGCGGGTTGTCCCCCGCTGATCTGGCTATGCATGTGGTGCTGCCAGAAGTTGATGGACGGCTGTTCGCCGGTGTCGCCTCTTTCAAGGAGCCGCAAAAGAGGGACGCGGATTTGCAATATTCGC contains:
- a CDS encoding DUF1636 family protein, yielding MGERTEILVCIKCKRGTDVTDDGERPGQRLFDELQSRGLPEGLELRAVECLQNCDSGCSVALRGGGAKWTYLYGNLHEASHLDTLIEGAALYHETSDGLIPWRTRPEHFKRNCIARIPPLEDNNG
- the cls gene encoding cardiolipin synthase — translated: MTLLLLAHFMIVTAFTVRILLRDDLSPPARLAWFIILAVVPYVGSGLYFLFGEVDLGHHAEKRHKQVFDEIRPQAGVIFGDSGGCEALIDPYYQSAFRYASSINGFFPMAGNQAELMADERATNAAMIADIDRAQSHVHVLYYIWLTDGTGTEVAQALMRASKRGVTCRAMADGLGSRALIRSPLWTQMKEAGVQVAVTLPLNRPILTLLTSRIDLRNHRKITVIDGEITYCGSRNCADPEFLPKARFGPWVDIMLRFQGPVVAQNQLLFISDWMQATGEAFDPGALKVECLSPGFPAHAIGDGPTERNGATPQLFSSLFNCAQSTITLTTPYFVPDATVLDALCAAAHRGVRVTLIFPQKNDSWIVAAASRGYYRRLLSSGCHIHEFKAGLLHAKTLTIDDKVTLIGSSNLDLRSFDLNYENNVLLQDARITQAVCDRQAGYIAQSDPVLLEAVRTWPRHERIWHNVIATIGPVL
- the cobW gene encoding cobalamin biosynthesis protein CobW → MADLAKLPVTVITGFLGSGKTTLISHLIQNPGGKRLAVVVNEFGDVGVDGEILKGCAIPDCPAENIMELANGCICCTVADDFIPTIEALMALEPRPEHIVIETSGLALPKPLLKAFDWPDIRSKITVDGVIALADAEAVAAGRFASNVAAVDAQRLADESLDHDTPLSEVFEDQISCADIILLTKPDLAGAEGVAKAKEEIAARSPRPIPVIEVAEGLIDPRVILGLEAAAEDDMDARPSHHDGHDDHEHDDFESIVVEIPEVSDPAELVARIEVLAKEQNILRVKGYASVVGKPMRLLVQAVGARVRHQFDRPWAENEPRRGRLVVIAEHDDVSYEAVQSVLVPVPAAAE
- a CDS encoding acetate/propionate family kinase, with amino-acid sequence MSGILTLNTGSSSLKFGLYRDAPEPQMLLYGQVDEIGDNALLILNTSEGKTKQKVSAPTPAAALDHVIKALAPHITGLPIHGVGHRIVHGGTDFTKPTLLTGDVMAALARFNPLAPLHQPHNLAGVEAARAAFPDSVQIGCFDTAFHRGHPWVNDTFALPRAFYDEGVRRYGFHGVSYEYITGVIKTTYPDLHKGRLVIAHLGNGASMCAITNGKSVGSTMGFSALDGLPMGTRCGQIDPGVVLYLLTQKGMAPLEVMEMLYSKSGLLGLSGITSDMRELLASDDPQAREAIDYYVFRARREIGALTAVLGGIDALIFCGGIGENAAPIRSRIVEGLEYLNITVDPKQNQRNARDIGTGSTRVMVIPTDEERIIARAVHAAIS